atacaatacaatacaggtacactctacaatacaatacaggtacaccatacaatacaatacaggtacaccatacaatacaatacaggtacaccctacaatacaatacaggtacagcatacaatacgatacaggtacaccatacaatacaatacaggtaaAGCATACAATACAagtacaccatacaatacaatacaggtacagcatacaatacaatacaggtacactctacaatacaatacaagtacaccatacaatacaatacaggtacaccctacaatacaatacaggtacactctacaatacaatacaagtacaccatacaatacaatacaggtacacaatgcaatacaatacaggtacagcaTACAATACGATACAGGTAcaccctacaatacaatacaggtacactctacaatacaatacaggtacagcatacaatacaatacaggtatattatacaatacaggtacagcatacaatacaatacaggtacagcatacaatacaatacaggtacagcatacaatacgatacaggtacagcatacaatacaatacaggtacaccctacaatacaatacaatacaggtacagcatacaatacaatacaatacaggtacaacatacaatacaatacaatacaggtacagcatacaatacaagtacaccatacaatacaatacaggtacaccctacaatacaatacaggtacagcatacaatacaatacaggtacacaatgcaatacaatacaggtacagcaTACAATACGATACAGGTAcaccctacaatacaatacaggtacactctacaatacaatacaggtacaccatacaatacaggtacactctacaatacaatacaggtacagcatacaatacaatacaggtacacaatgcaatacaatacaggtacagcatacaatacaggtacactctacaatacaatacaggtacaccatacaatacaggtacaccatacaatacaatacaggtacaccatacaatacaggtacactctacaatacaatacaggtacaccatacaatacaggtacactctacaatacaggtacagcatacaatacaatacaggtacacaatgcaatacaatacaggtacagcaTACAATACGATACAGGTAcactctacaatacaatacaggtacagcatacaatacaggtacactctacaatacaatacaggtacaccatacaatacaggtacagcatacaatacaatacaggtacactctacaatacaatacaggtacaccatacaatacaatacaggtacagcatacaatacaatacaggtacagcatacaatacaatacaggtatattatacaatacaggtacagcatacaatacaatacaggtacagcatacaatacaatacaggtacagcatacaatacgatacaggtacagcatacaatacaatacaggtacaccctacaatacaatacaatacaggtacagcatacaatacaatacaatacaggtacaacatacaatacaatacaggtacacccTACAATAAAATACAGGTAcaccctacaatacaatacaggtacacaaTACAATACAGATACACCatacaataaaatacaatacaggtacagcaTACAATACGATACAGGTAcaccctacaatacaatacaggtacaccctacaatacaatacaggtacaccatacaatacaggtacaccatacaatacaatacaggtacacccTACAATAAAATACAGGTAcaccctacaatacaatacaggtacaccatacaatacaatacaatacaggtacactctacaatacaatacaggtatagcatacaatacaatacaggtacagcatacaatacaatacaggtacaccatacaatacaatacaggtacagcatacaatacaatacaggtacaccatacaatacaatacaatacaggtacaccatacaatacaatacaggtacagcatacaatacaatacaatacaggtacactctacaatacaatacaggtacagcatacaatacaatacaggtacaccctacaatacaatacaggtacaccatacaatacaatacaatacaggtacactctacaatacaatacaggtacaccatacaatacaatacaggtacagcatacaatacaatacaggtacaccctacaatacaatacaggtacagcatacaatacaatacaggtacagcatacaatacaatacaggtacagcatacaatacaatacaatacaggtacactctacaatacaatacaggtacagcatacaatacaatacgggtacaccctacaatacaatacaggtacaccatacaatacaatacaggtacaccctacaatacaatacaatacaggtacactctacaatacaatacaggtacaccctacaatacaatacaatacaggtacagcatacaatacaatacaggtacaccatACAATAAAATACAGGTAcaccctacaatacaatacaatacaggtacagcatacaatacaatacaggtacagcatacaatacaatacaggtacacccTACAATAAAATACAGGTAcaccctacaatacaatacaggtacaccctacaatacaatacaggtacaccctacaatacaatacaggtacaccatacaatacaatacaatacaggtacactctacaatacaatacaggtacagcatacaatacaatacaggtacagcatacaatacaatacaggtacagcatacaatacaatacaggtacaccatacaatacaatacaatacaatacaatacaggtacagcatacaaaacaatacaggtacacaatacaatacaatacaatacaggtacagcatacaatacaatacaggtacacaatacaatacaggtacagcatacaatacaatacaggtacagcatacaatacaatacaggtacaccctacaatacaatacaatacaggtacaccctacaatacaggtacaccctacaatacaggtacagcatacaatacaggtacagcaTAGAATACAGATCcagcatacaatacaatacaggtacagcatacaatacaatacaggtacaccctacaatacagtacaggtacagcatacaatacaatacaggtacagcatacaatacaatacaggtacagcatacggtacaatacaggtacagcatacagcatacaTCTGTACTGTCTGATGTCTTGTTCTGTACTGTCTGATGTCTTGTTCTGTACTGTCTGATGTCTTGTTCTGTACTGTCTGATGTCTTTCTTTTTGTCCTGTCTGATGTCTTTCTttttgtcctgtctgtctgtaggaggAAGACGAGGTGCCTGATGATGAGACTCTGAACCAGATGATCGCCCGTAATGAGGATGAGTTTGAGCTGTTCATGGTGAGAAGCACGTGACATTAGCACTAACCTTCGGTGTGGTGCTTTACATTAACAGTAACCTTCAGTATGGTGCTTTACATTAACAGTAACCTTCAGTATGGTGCTTTACATTAACAGTAACCTTCAGTATGGTCCTTTACATTAACAGTAACCTTCAGTATGGTCCTTTACATTAACAGTAACCTTCAGTATGGTGCTTTACATTAACAGTAACCTTCAGTATGGTCCTTTACATTAACAGTAACCTTCAGTATGGTCATTTACATTAACAGTAACCTTCAGTATGGTGCTTTACATTAACAGTAACCTTCAGTATGGTCCTTTACATTAACAGTAACCTTCAGTATGGTGCTTTACATTAACAGTAACCTTCGGTATGGTGCTTTCTAGACATTGATATTTATTATTGAATACTGACACAATAAGACCACTATAGGGTAAAGGTTAGGATTAAGGTAAAGGTTAGGATTAAGGTAAAGGTTAGGATTAAGGTAAAGGTTAGGATTAAGGTAAAGGTTAGGATTAAGGTAAAGGTTAGGGTAAAGGTAAAGGTTAGGATTAAGGTAAAGGTTAGGATTAAGGTAAAGGTTAGGATTAAGGTAAAGGTTAGGATTAAGGTAAAGGTTAGGATTAAGGTAAAGGTTAGGGTAAAGGTAAAGGTTAGGGTAAAGGTAAAGGTTAGGATTAAGGTAAAGGTTAGGATTAAGGTAAAGGTTAGGATTAAGGTAAAGGTTAGGATTAAGGTAAAGGTTAGGATTAAGGTAAAGGTTAGGATTAAGGTAAAGGTTAGGATTAAGGTAAAGGTTAGGTATAAGGTAAAGGTTAGGTATAAGGTAAAGGTTAGGGTAAAGGTAaaggttagggtaaaggttaggattaaggttaaggttagggataaggttaggattaaggtaaaggttagggataaggttaggattaaggtaAAGGTTAGGGATAAGGTAcgggttagggtaaaggttagggtaaaggttaTGGTAAATGTAAGGGTAAGGGTAAAGGTTAGTGTAGAGattagggtaaaggttagggtaaaggtacgggttagggtaagggttagggtaaaggttagtgtaagggttagggttagtctaaaggttagggtaaaggttagtGTAGagattagggtaagggttagggtaaaggttagtGTAGAGATTAGGGTAAAGGTTAGTGTAAAGGTAAAGGTTAGGGATAAGGTAcgggttagggtaaaggttagggtaaATGTAAGGGTAAAGGCTAGGGTAAAGGTTATGGTAAAtgtaagggtaagggttagggtaaaggttagtgtaagggttagggttagtctaaaggttagggtaaaggttagtGTAGAGATTAGGGTAAAGGTTagtgtaagggttagggttagtctaaaggttagggtaaaggttagtGTAGagattagggtaagggttagggttagggtaaaggttagtGTAGAGATTAGGGTAAAGGTTagtgtaagggttagggttagtctaaaggttagggtaaaggttagtGTAGagattagggtaagggttagggttagggtaaaggttagtGTAGAGATTAGGGTAAAGGTTagtgtaagggttagggttagtctaaaggttagggtaaaggttagtGTAGAGattagggtaaaggttagggttagggtaaaggttagtGTAGAGATTAGGGTAAAGGTTagtgtaagggttagggttagtctaaaggttagggtaaaggttagtGTAGAGATTAGGGTAAAGGTTAGAGTAAGGGTAAAGGTTAGTGTAGAGATTAGGGTAAAGGTtagagtaagggttagggttaaggtaagggttagtctaaaggctagggttagggtaagggttggggttagaaATCAATAAagtgttgtttcctctatagagTATGGACTTGGACCGGCGGCGGGAGGACGCCAGGAACCCTAAAAGGAAGCCTCGTCTGATGGAGGAGGTCGAGCTGCCATCTTGGATCGTCAAGGATGACGCAGAGGTGGAGCGGCTCACctgcgaggaagaggaggagaagatctTCGGCCGAGGATCACGCAGGAGAGGCGACGTTGACTACAGCGACGCCCTGACAGAGAAACAGTGGCTCAGGGTAGGCTGGAACATGTTATTTTATTCTCAATAATAACTTAAGTATTTATAAAGATGAAACAAAACAGAAACAATGGCTCTGGGTTTTGCCAGAATCTAATTCTTAATCCCATTAACCCCCTAGTGGTAGGGAGAGCTAAATAACCCTAGAGAAGGGGACAATATTACATCACTTGCAAACAGCAGAAGCTGTCAAAGGAAAGCCACGCAATTCAGTAAAGTGCTGTTTACGGCCCTGTGTTTTTCACAATGTCTGTATTGGCGGCAGGTACTAACTTTCCTTATATTTCTCATGCAACAAATTCGAATgaagaatggagaaagacccactTAGAATTTGTGGCATGCACTACTCATGTAAAAaagcaagatggcgccgacagatagGGCAGCTCttcttctagctcctaagcaactttgcagttacattattagcccaggaaTTTTTTTGTGATATTACACACAACCGTAAATAACTTTTGAATATCAGACCGGCGGTAACTCAACAGCATTACGACcgggaatacgactttcccgaattggatcctttgttcgtaccccctatggcaatttaacttcttatggctgcagggggcgttactgagtagccagctaaatcgtgcccatttcaaacggcctcgtactcaattcttgctcgtacaatatgcatatcattgttattattggatagaaaacactctctagtttctatagccgtttgaattatgtctctgagtgaaacagaactcattctacagcacttttcctcccagtgtgtcagatttcagacatcttggcctctggttccagatcagttttaaaagtctctgtaaatcctatgaggattcaaacactgcccacgccttcctctagatgtcagtaagtggtgacaatttgaatggagtcgattgcgcaatcatgggctctataaatgaccaaataccggaagtaccgttcttttggactctgcgctcaacgcaagaaggacatctgactggcctttttccaagccttggtaaAGCCATTAATAtagcgccggtcatgtttttactcgttataggtgttaaaaacatcataaggtagttaatttaaaccgttttatagcaatttatatccgtttagtgcgattttgaggcattgctttctgagacactttgaaccgcttggcacgtttccagttcatgccgaacgttagtgggcatttccacatggcaagaggacagctttcgaccaaaagacgattagacccaagaaaggattcattgcccaagatactgatggaagagcagctcatagtaagaacaatttatgatgataaatcgtgtttctgtcgaaaaatgttaaacgcttattgcgccattttgtttggtatagcttcgcaaaccctgtattgcacagtaaggatcattttagaaatgtaattcagcgattgcattaagaactaatttgtctttcgatagctgtccaacatatatattttttgtcaagtttatgaatagatatccatgagacaagatcactgtgaaagatggcgaccgacattttcaggctagttttgctagtattgtcattgtataaccacgtttttttatggctaaatatgcacattttcgaacaaactctatatgtatgttgtaatatgatgttacaggactgtcatcggaagaattctgagaaggttagtgaaaaaattaatatattttgacgatgataacgatatcgctctctttggcttgaatcaatggtcgggtaacgtttgcatatgtggtatgctaatataacgatttattgtgttttcgctgtaaaacacttagaacatctgaaatattgtctgaattcacaagatctgtgtctttccattgctatgtgctgtgtatttttaagaaatgttttatgatgagtaaattggtaatacacgttgctctgtgtatttattctagtcgatttgtgatggtgggtgcaattgtaaactatgatttatacctgaaataggcacatttttctaacaaaacctatcctatacaataaatatgttatcagactgtcatctgatgagtttttttcttggttagtggctatcaatatcttagtttagccgaattggtgatagctactggtgttgagaaaaaatggtggacaaagaaaaatggtgtcttttgctaacatggttagctaatagatttacatattttgtcttccctgtaaaacattttaaaaatctgaaatggtggctttattcacaggatctgtatctttcattaggtgtcttggacttgtgatttaatgatatttagatgctactatttaattgtgacgctatgctagcgatgctaatcagtgtgggggggggtggggggtgctgccggatccggggtagaggctcgttagaggttaaccacTCATGATGTGATTGTAATAACATACataaactcaagtccttttgttcacccgacctagaatacctcacaatcaaatgccaaccgtattacctcccaagataattctctttggttattgtcacagccgtgtatatttcccctcaagccgataccacaacaTCCCTCAAAgtactacactggactttatgcaaactggaaaccacatagcctgaggccacatttattgtagctggggattttaacaaagcaaatgtaAGAAAAAACGCTatcgaagttctatcaacacattgactgtagtactcgcgctgctaaaacactcgaccactgctactccaacctcTGGGAtgcttacaaggccctccctcgtccTCTCTGATCACTCCATTTTGCTCCAGGACTTTTCAACGCTCGTCTGAATCCACGCTGCacgattgttttgatcacacagactgggatatgttccgggtcgcctctgagaataacattgacaaaTGCATTGAtttggtgactgagtttatcaggaagtgcttccgtcacaaaaaatatatatcaaaagttacatttaccaaaacatttctttaccaaaacatttcaaactacttttgtaatacaactgtaggtatttttaaacgttaataatcgatcaaattgaagacgggatgatctgtgttcaatacaaaaagaaaacaaactgacgcaacttttctgGTAATGTCCCTCCCTCAAACAATTTACTTCAAGTGACCCTCATTTAAGATGgacgtacttcttcattacacaaaggaaaaacctcaaccaatttccaaagactggtgacatccagtggaagcggtaggaactgcaaacaagtcccttagaaatctggtttcctaATGAAAACTccttgaaaagacagtgaccaacaacaacaaaaatatctgaatggtttgtcctctgggttttgtctgctacataagttctgttatactcacagacacgattcaaacagttttagaaacttcagagtgttttctgtccaaatctactaataatatgcatatcttatattctggggatgagtagctggcagttgaatttgggcatgctatttatgcaaaagtgaaaatgctgccacctaccccaaagaagttaagaacacgttcttattttcaatgacggcctaggaatggtgggttaactgccttgttcaggggcagaacgacagaattttaccttgtcagctcagggattcaatcttgcaacctaaCCTATGGTTAActaggaaccaccagctttcatatgttctcatgtactgagcaaggaacttaaacgttagctttcttacatggcacatattgcacttttactttcttctccaacactttatttttgcattatttaaaccatattgaacatgtttcattatttatttgaggctaaattggtttgattgatgtattatattaagttaaaataagtgttcattcagtattgttgtaattgtcattattacaaatacattttttaaaatcggccaattaatcggtatcagctttttttgtcccccaataatcggtatcggcgttcaaaaatcataatcggtcgacctctagtctgaaccccgccctgtccaactgggtcctggacttcctgacggaccgcccccaggtggtgaaggtaggaaacaacacctccacttcgctgatcctcaacactggggacccccaaagggtgcgtgctcagctccctcctgttctccctgttcacccatgactg
This window of the Salvelinus fontinalis isolate EN_2023a chromosome 28, ASM2944872v1, whole genome shotgun sequence genome carries:
- the LOC129826803 gene encoding uncharacterized protein LOC129826803 isoform X3; its protein translation is MHGGRIGVQYDTIQYRYTIHYRYSIQYNTGTPYNTGTAYNTIQVHHTIQVQHTIQYRYTLQYNTGTPYNTIQVHPTIQYRYTLQYNTGTAYNTIQVQHTIQYRYTLQYNTGTAYNTIQYRYSIQYDTIQVHHTIQYRYTIQYRYTIQYNTIQVHHTIQYRYTIQYNTIQVQHTIRYRYSIQYDTVTPYNTIQVHNTIQIHHTIQYNTGTAYNTIQVHPTIQYRYTLQYNTGTPYNTIQVHPTIQYRYTIQYNTGTAYNTIQVHPTIQYNTGTAYNTIQVHPTIQYNTGTAYNTIQVHPTIQYRYTIQYNTGTPYNTIQVHPTIKYRYTLQYNTGTPYNTIQVQHTIRYRYTIQYNTGTLYNTIQVQHTIQYRYTLQYNTGTPYNTIQVHPTIQYRYTLQYNTGTAYNTIQVQHTIQYRYTLQYNTGTAYNTIQYRYSIQYDTIQVHHTIQYRYTIQYRYTIQYNTIQVHHTIQYRYTIQYNTIQVQHTIRYRYSIQYDTVTPYNTIQVHNTIQIHHTIQYNTGTAYNTIQVHPTIQYRYTLQYNTGTPYNTIQVHHTIQYRYSIQYDTGTPYNTVQYRYSIQYNTGTPYNTIQYRYSIQYNTGTPYNTIQVHHTIQYRYTIQYNTGTPYNKIQVHPTIQYRYTIQYNTGTAYNTIQVHNTIQYRYTLQYNTGTPYNTGTPYNTIQVHHTIQVHPTIQYRYSIQYRYTIQYRYSIQYRYTIQYRYSIQYRYTIQYRYSIQYRYTIQYRYTLQYNTGTAYNTGTPYNTIQVHHTIQVHPTIQYRYSIQYRYTIQYNTGTLYNTIQVHHTIQYRYTIQYNTGTPYNTIQVQHTIRYRYTIQYNTGKAYNTSTPYNTIQVQHTIQYRYTLQYNTSTPYNTIQVHPTIQYRYTLQYNTSTPYNTIQVHNAIQYRYSIQYDTGTPYNTIQVHSTIQYRYSIQYNTGILYNTGTAYNTIQVQHTIQYRYSIQYDTGTAYNTIQVHPTIQYNTGTAYNTIQYRYNIQYNTIQVQHTIQVHHTIQYRYTLQYNTGTAYNTIQVHNAIQYRYSIQYDTGTPYNTIQVHSTIQYRYTIQYRYTLQYNTGTAYNTIQVHNAIQYRYSIQYRYTLQYNTGTPYNTGTPYNTIQVHHTIQVHSTIQYRYTIQYRYTLQYRYSIQYNTGTQCNTIQVQHTIRYRYTLQYNTGTAYNTGTLYNTIQVHHTIQVQHTIQYRYTLQYNTGTPYNTIQVQHTIQYRYTIQYNTIQVHSTIQYRYSIQYNTGTAYNTIQVHHTIQYRYSIQYNTGTPYNTIQYRYTIQYNTGTAYNTIQYRYTLQYNTGTAYNTIQVHPTIQYRYTIQYNTIQVHSTIQYRYTIQYNTGTAYNTIQVHPTIQYRYSIQYNTGTAYNTIQVQHTIQYNTGTLYNTIQVQHTIQYGYTLQYNTGTPYNTIQVHPTIQYNTGTLYNTIQVHPTIQYNTGTAYNTIQVHHTIKYRYTLQYNTIQVQHTIQYRYSIQYNTGTPYNKIQVHPTIQYRYTLQYNTGTPYNTIQVHHTIQYNTGTLYNTIQVQHTIQYRYSIQYNTGTAYNTIQVHHTIQYNTIQYRYSIQNNTGTQYNTIQYRYSIQYNTGTQYNTGTAYNTIQVQHTIQYRYTLQYNTIQVHPTIQVHPTIQVQHTIQVQHRIQIQHTIQYRYSIQYNTGTPYNTVQVQHTIQYRYSIQYNTGTAYGTIQVQHTAYICTV